In Harmonia axyridis chromosome 6, icHarAxyr1.1, whole genome shotgun sequence, a single window of DNA contains:
- the LOC123681940 gene encoding SWI/SNF-related matrix-associated actin-dependent regulator of chromatin subfamily A containing DEAD/H box 1 homolog isoform X2 codes for MAGVSSVNPSAPRRRRIIILPTDSDSDSDSNQIIQPPNSTKNIQPESSSNTPNNIVVTNGVRRTMKTPSILEKERQMKFLLDMFPRLEAMVIHDMLSKYNFNTDEAASELARLHGKEVLPGGYAKWKLDYQQKVIQSNVSREEIQRSFKRQASEKIESGKKRVKKRKTADYDTDDSTEGSNYKDRRVFNSDDEDSDAELNDELMGDKKNVFDFLQNATLTELQLMNSCSKKKAEALIEARPFTGWIDLVEKLEKNKNLSTDILNAAQQVLYIRNNIKNLMRKCSNIATSMERAVAAGAGVKEQPRNLSSALKLTSYQMVGLNWLAVLHSQGVNGILADEMGLGKTVQVISFLAYLKETGQAKDTHLVVVPASTLDNWRNEFARWCPELRVFMYYGSIEERKVFRIEFAQGVLEEFDVVLTTYTTVANTPEERKMFKVIPMHYVIFDEAHMLKNMNTQRYENLIRINAKHRILLTGTPLQNNLLELMSLLIFVMPKMFAEKTTDIKSLFQKGSKSNQADGNVPTFEKEQIEKAKRIMKPFVLRRLKQDVLKDLPTKTDHVMHVPMAPTQKEQYETLVASYQAANLEAKENDEVPLNSMTMMTDLRKLSNHPLLLRYHYDYTQILEIAKRLAKDPGYKDTKEEYIIDDLLCMSDFDIHSLIKNFACLDNYDLPDNLILCSGKFLFLDKLLGELKQGGHRVLIFSQYVIMLNIMEKYMKLRKHEYCRLDGSTPVGLRQDLINEFNENKNIFVFLLSTKAGGLGINLTAADTVVIHDIDFNPYNDKQAEDRCHRMGQTRPVTVYRLISQGTIEEGMLEMNKEKLKLERQITDEGDNPDVKSVVRLLSSALGVDSKLVHRDSLKKSGI; via the exons ATGG CTGGGGTGTCGTCTGTTAATCCTTCAGCGCCAAGAAGGAGAAGAATAATAATACTCCCTACTGATTCTGATTCTGATTCAGACTCAAACCAAATCATTCAACCACCTAATAGCACTAAAAATATTCAACCAGAAAGCAGTTCTAATACTCCCAATAATATTGTTGTGACAAACGGTGTCAGAAGAACAATGAAAACACCATCAATTTTGGAGAAAGAAcgtcaaatgaaatttttactaGATATGTTTCCCCGCTTGGAGGCTATG GTGATCCATGATATGCTTTCCAAATATAATTTTAATACTGATGAGGCTGCTTCTGAGTTAGCAAGGTTACATGGTAAAGAAGTCTTGCCAGGGGGTTATGCCAAGTGGAAATTGGATTATCAGCAGAAGGTAATCCAGTCTAATGTTTCCAGggaagaaattcaaagaagtttCAAAAGGCAGGCTTCAGAAAAGATAGAATCTGGCAAAAAGAGAG tGAAAAAGAGAAAAACCGCGGATTATGACACTGATGATAGTACAGAAGGTAGTAATTATAAGGATAGAAGAGTTTTCAACAG CGATGATGAAGATTCAGATGCTGAATTGAATGATGAACTTATGggagataaaaaaaatgtttttgatttCCTACAAAATGCAACGTTAACAGAACTCCAACTAATGAATagctgttccaaaaaaaaagctGAAGCTCTAATAGAAGCAAGACCTTTTACTGGATGGATTGATTTG gtggagaaattagaaaaaaataaaaacttgagCACTGACATATTGAATGCTGCACAGCAAGTGCTTTATATTcgtaataatataaaaaatttaatgagaaaGTGTTCGAATATAGCAACTTCGATGGAGAGAGCAGTAGCTGCTGGTGCCGGCGTCAAGGAGCAACCTCGAAATTTATCATCAGC gtTGAAGTTGACTAGTTATCAGATGGTTGGTTTAAATTGGTTAGCAGTATTACATTCCCAGGGAGTAAATGGCATTTTGGCTGATGAAATGGGCTTAGGTAAAACGGTACAAGTTATATCGTTTTTGGCATATTTGAAAGAAACGGGCCAGGCCAAGGATACGCATTTAGTTGTTGTACCTGCTTCTACACTAG ATAATTGGAGGAACGAATTTGCAAGATGGTGTCCAGAATTGAGAGTTTTTATGTATTATGGTAGTATAGAAGAAAGAAAAGTTTTTAGGATAGAATTCGCTCAAGGGGTACTTGAGGAATTTGATGTTGTACTTACTAC GTATACAACAGTAGCCAATACCCCAGAAGAACGAAAAATGTTCAAAGTGATTCCTATGCATTATGTGATATTTGATGAAGCTCATATGTTAAAGAATATGAATACTCAAAGATATGAAAATCTTATAAGGATCAAT GCCAAACATAGAATTTTGCTGACTGGTACTCCATTACAAAATAATCTGCTTGAGTTAATGTCATTATTGATATTTGTGATGCCGAAAATGTTTGCTGAGAAAACAACAGATATAAAGAGTCTTTTCCAAAAGGGTTCG AAATCCAATCAAGCTGATGGAAATGTACCTACGTTCGAAAAAGAGCAAATTGAAAAGGCAAAACGGATAATGAAGCCTTTTGTGTTGAGAAGATTGAAACAGGATGTCCTAAAGGATCTTCCTACAAAAACAGATCATGTTATGCATGTACCCATGGCACCTACCCAGAAAGAACAGTATGAAACTTTAGTTGCTTCTTATCAAGCTGCCAATTTAGAGGCTAag GAAAATGACGAGGTACCTCTTAACAGTATGACCATGATGACTGACCTACGAAAACTAAGTAACCATCCACTTTTGTTGAGGTACCACTATGATTACACACAAATCCTAGAAATCGCAAAAAGGCTTGCGAAAGATCCAGGTTATAAAGACACCAAAGAAGAATACATCATAGATGATTTACTCTGCATGTCTGATTTTGATATTCACTCGCTTATCAAGAATTTTGCT TGTCTGGATAATTATGACCTTCCTGATAATCTTATACTATgctctggaaaatttttatttttggataaATTACTCGGAGAACTGAAACAAGGAGGACATAGAGTTCTTATTTTCAGTCAGTATGTGATTATGTTGAATATCATGGagaaatatatgaaattaaGAAAACATGAATACTGTAGATTAGATGGCAGCACACCAGTAGGTTTAAG GCAAGATTTAAtaaatgaattcaatgaaaataagaacATTTTTGTCTTCCTTCTCTCAACAAAGGCTGGCGGATTAGGAATAAATTTAACAGCTGCAGATACTGTGGTCATACATGATATTGATTTCAACCCCTATAATGATAAACAAGCAGAAGACAGGTGTCACCGAATGGGTCAAACAAGACCTGTTACAGTATATAGACTAATTTCTCAGGGAACTATCGAAGAGGGTATGCTGGAGATGAATAAAGAAAAGCTTAAATTGGAACGACAAATTACAGATG agGGAGACAATCCTGATGTTAAGAGTGTGGTCAGATTGCTCTCATCTGCCCTTGGCGTAGACTCCAAACTGGTACATAGGGATTCATTGAAGAAATCAGGAATataa
- the LOC123681940 gene encoding SWI/SNF-related matrix-associated actin-dependent regulator of chromatin subfamily A containing DEAD/H box 1 homolog isoform X1, with the protein MSDDNGSQLNLRGFRINKKTFSHDPTSTSSHSGNGESGVSSVNPSAPRRRRIIILPTDSDSDSDSNQIIQPPNSTKNIQPESSSNTPNNIVVTNGVRRTMKTPSILEKERQMKFLLDMFPRLEAMVIHDMLSKYNFNTDEAASELARLHGKEVLPGGYAKWKLDYQQKVIQSNVSREEIQRSFKRQASEKIESGKKRVKKRKTADYDTDDSTEGSNYKDRRVFNSDDEDSDAELNDELMGDKKNVFDFLQNATLTELQLMNSCSKKKAEALIEARPFTGWIDLVEKLEKNKNLSTDILNAAQQVLYIRNNIKNLMRKCSNIATSMERAVAAGAGVKEQPRNLSSALKLTSYQMVGLNWLAVLHSQGVNGILADEMGLGKTVQVISFLAYLKETGQAKDTHLVVVPASTLDNWRNEFARWCPELRVFMYYGSIEERKVFRIEFAQGVLEEFDVVLTTYTTVANTPEERKMFKVIPMHYVIFDEAHMLKNMNTQRYENLIRINAKHRILLTGTPLQNNLLELMSLLIFVMPKMFAEKTTDIKSLFQKGSKSNQADGNVPTFEKEQIEKAKRIMKPFVLRRLKQDVLKDLPTKTDHVMHVPMAPTQKEQYETLVASYQAANLEAKENDEVPLNSMTMMTDLRKLSNHPLLLRYHYDYTQILEIAKRLAKDPGYKDTKEEYIIDDLLCMSDFDIHSLIKNFACLDNYDLPDNLILCSGKFLFLDKLLGELKQGGHRVLIFSQYVIMLNIMEKYMKLRKHEYCRLDGSTPVGLRQDLINEFNENKNIFVFLLSTKAGGLGINLTAADTVVIHDIDFNPYNDKQAEDRCHRMGQTRPVTVYRLISQGTIEEGMLEMNKEKLKLERQITDEGDNPDVKSVVRLLSSALGVDSKLVHRDSLKKSGI; encoded by the exons ATGTCTGATGATAATGGTTCTCAGTTGAATTTGAGAGGTTTTAGGATAAACAAAAAAACCTTTAGTCATGACCCAACATCAACATCTAGCCATTCTGGGAATGGTGAAT CTGGGGTGTCGTCTGTTAATCCTTCAGCGCCAAGAAGGAGAAGAATAATAATACTCCCTACTGATTCTGATTCTGATTCAGACTCAAACCAAATCATTCAACCACCTAATAGCACTAAAAATATTCAACCAGAAAGCAGTTCTAATACTCCCAATAATATTGTTGTGACAAACGGTGTCAGAAGAACAATGAAAACACCATCAATTTTGGAGAAAGAAcgtcaaatgaaatttttactaGATATGTTTCCCCGCTTGGAGGCTATG GTGATCCATGATATGCTTTCCAAATATAATTTTAATACTGATGAGGCTGCTTCTGAGTTAGCAAGGTTACATGGTAAAGAAGTCTTGCCAGGGGGTTATGCCAAGTGGAAATTGGATTATCAGCAGAAGGTAATCCAGTCTAATGTTTCCAGggaagaaattcaaagaagtttCAAAAGGCAGGCTTCAGAAAAGATAGAATCTGGCAAAAAGAGAG tGAAAAAGAGAAAAACCGCGGATTATGACACTGATGATAGTACAGAAGGTAGTAATTATAAGGATAGAAGAGTTTTCAACAG CGATGATGAAGATTCAGATGCTGAATTGAATGATGAACTTATGggagataaaaaaaatgtttttgatttCCTACAAAATGCAACGTTAACAGAACTCCAACTAATGAATagctgttccaaaaaaaaagctGAAGCTCTAATAGAAGCAAGACCTTTTACTGGATGGATTGATTTG gtggagaaattagaaaaaaataaaaacttgagCACTGACATATTGAATGCTGCACAGCAAGTGCTTTATATTcgtaataatataaaaaatttaatgagaaaGTGTTCGAATATAGCAACTTCGATGGAGAGAGCAGTAGCTGCTGGTGCCGGCGTCAAGGAGCAACCTCGAAATTTATCATCAGC gtTGAAGTTGACTAGTTATCAGATGGTTGGTTTAAATTGGTTAGCAGTATTACATTCCCAGGGAGTAAATGGCATTTTGGCTGATGAAATGGGCTTAGGTAAAACGGTACAAGTTATATCGTTTTTGGCATATTTGAAAGAAACGGGCCAGGCCAAGGATACGCATTTAGTTGTTGTACCTGCTTCTACACTAG ATAATTGGAGGAACGAATTTGCAAGATGGTGTCCAGAATTGAGAGTTTTTATGTATTATGGTAGTATAGAAGAAAGAAAAGTTTTTAGGATAGAATTCGCTCAAGGGGTACTTGAGGAATTTGATGTTGTACTTACTAC GTATACAACAGTAGCCAATACCCCAGAAGAACGAAAAATGTTCAAAGTGATTCCTATGCATTATGTGATATTTGATGAAGCTCATATGTTAAAGAATATGAATACTCAAAGATATGAAAATCTTATAAGGATCAAT GCCAAACATAGAATTTTGCTGACTGGTACTCCATTACAAAATAATCTGCTTGAGTTAATGTCATTATTGATATTTGTGATGCCGAAAATGTTTGCTGAGAAAACAACAGATATAAAGAGTCTTTTCCAAAAGGGTTCG AAATCCAATCAAGCTGATGGAAATGTACCTACGTTCGAAAAAGAGCAAATTGAAAAGGCAAAACGGATAATGAAGCCTTTTGTGTTGAGAAGATTGAAACAGGATGTCCTAAAGGATCTTCCTACAAAAACAGATCATGTTATGCATGTACCCATGGCACCTACCCAGAAAGAACAGTATGAAACTTTAGTTGCTTCTTATCAAGCTGCCAATTTAGAGGCTAag GAAAATGACGAGGTACCTCTTAACAGTATGACCATGATGACTGACCTACGAAAACTAAGTAACCATCCACTTTTGTTGAGGTACCACTATGATTACACACAAATCCTAGAAATCGCAAAAAGGCTTGCGAAAGATCCAGGTTATAAAGACACCAAAGAAGAATACATCATAGATGATTTACTCTGCATGTCTGATTTTGATATTCACTCGCTTATCAAGAATTTTGCT TGTCTGGATAATTATGACCTTCCTGATAATCTTATACTATgctctggaaaatttttatttttggataaATTACTCGGAGAACTGAAACAAGGAGGACATAGAGTTCTTATTTTCAGTCAGTATGTGATTATGTTGAATATCATGGagaaatatatgaaattaaGAAAACATGAATACTGTAGATTAGATGGCAGCACACCAGTAGGTTTAAG GCAAGATTTAAtaaatgaattcaatgaaaataagaacATTTTTGTCTTCCTTCTCTCAACAAAGGCTGGCGGATTAGGAATAAATTTAACAGCTGCAGATACTGTGGTCATACATGATATTGATTTCAACCCCTATAATGATAAACAAGCAGAAGACAGGTGTCACCGAATGGGTCAAACAAGACCTGTTACAGTATATAGACTAATTTCTCAGGGAACTATCGAAGAGGGTATGCTGGAGATGAATAAAGAAAAGCTTAAATTGGAACGACAAATTACAGATG agGGAGACAATCCTGATGTTAAGAGTGTGGTCAGATTGCTCTCATCTGCCCTTGGCGTAGACTCCAAACTGGTACATAGGGATTCATTGAAGAAATCAGGAATataa
- the LOC123681940 gene encoding SWI/SNF-related matrix-associated actin-dependent regulator of chromatin subfamily A containing DEAD/H box 1 homolog isoform X3, producing the protein MKTPSILEKERQMKFLLDMFPRLEAMVIHDMLSKYNFNTDEAASELARLHGKEVLPGGYAKWKLDYQQKVIQSNVSREEIQRSFKRQASEKIESGKKRVKKRKTADYDTDDSTEGSNYKDRRVFNSDDEDSDAELNDELMGDKKNVFDFLQNATLTELQLMNSCSKKKAEALIEARPFTGWIDLVEKLEKNKNLSTDILNAAQQVLYIRNNIKNLMRKCSNIATSMERAVAAGAGVKEQPRNLSSALKLTSYQMVGLNWLAVLHSQGVNGILADEMGLGKTVQVISFLAYLKETGQAKDTHLVVVPASTLDNWRNEFARWCPELRVFMYYGSIEERKVFRIEFAQGVLEEFDVVLTTYTTVANTPEERKMFKVIPMHYVIFDEAHMLKNMNTQRYENLIRINAKHRILLTGTPLQNNLLELMSLLIFVMPKMFAEKTTDIKSLFQKGSKSNQADGNVPTFEKEQIEKAKRIMKPFVLRRLKQDVLKDLPTKTDHVMHVPMAPTQKEQYETLVASYQAANLEAKENDEVPLNSMTMMTDLRKLSNHPLLLRYHYDYTQILEIAKRLAKDPGYKDTKEEYIIDDLLCMSDFDIHSLIKNFACLDNYDLPDNLILCSGKFLFLDKLLGELKQGGHRVLIFSQYVIMLNIMEKYMKLRKHEYCRLDGSTPVGLRQDLINEFNENKNIFVFLLSTKAGGLGINLTAADTVVIHDIDFNPYNDKQAEDRCHRMGQTRPVTVYRLISQGTIEEGMLEMNKEKLKLERQITDEGDNPDVKSVVRLLSSALGVDSKLVHRDSLKKSGI; encoded by the exons ATGAAAACACCATCAATTTTGGAGAAAGAAcgtcaaatgaaatttttactaGATATGTTTCCCCGCTTGGAGGCTATG GTGATCCATGATATGCTTTCCAAATATAATTTTAATACTGATGAGGCTGCTTCTGAGTTAGCAAGGTTACATGGTAAAGAAGTCTTGCCAGGGGGTTATGCCAAGTGGAAATTGGATTATCAGCAGAAGGTAATCCAGTCTAATGTTTCCAGggaagaaattcaaagaagtttCAAAAGGCAGGCTTCAGAAAAGATAGAATCTGGCAAAAAGAGAG tGAAAAAGAGAAAAACCGCGGATTATGACACTGATGATAGTACAGAAGGTAGTAATTATAAGGATAGAAGAGTTTTCAACAG CGATGATGAAGATTCAGATGCTGAATTGAATGATGAACTTATGggagataaaaaaaatgtttttgatttCCTACAAAATGCAACGTTAACAGAACTCCAACTAATGAATagctgttccaaaaaaaaagctGAAGCTCTAATAGAAGCAAGACCTTTTACTGGATGGATTGATTTG gtggagaaattagaaaaaaataaaaacttgagCACTGACATATTGAATGCTGCACAGCAAGTGCTTTATATTcgtaataatataaaaaatttaatgagaaaGTGTTCGAATATAGCAACTTCGATGGAGAGAGCAGTAGCTGCTGGTGCCGGCGTCAAGGAGCAACCTCGAAATTTATCATCAGC gtTGAAGTTGACTAGTTATCAGATGGTTGGTTTAAATTGGTTAGCAGTATTACATTCCCAGGGAGTAAATGGCATTTTGGCTGATGAAATGGGCTTAGGTAAAACGGTACAAGTTATATCGTTTTTGGCATATTTGAAAGAAACGGGCCAGGCCAAGGATACGCATTTAGTTGTTGTACCTGCTTCTACACTAG ATAATTGGAGGAACGAATTTGCAAGATGGTGTCCAGAATTGAGAGTTTTTATGTATTATGGTAGTATAGAAGAAAGAAAAGTTTTTAGGATAGAATTCGCTCAAGGGGTACTTGAGGAATTTGATGTTGTACTTACTAC GTATACAACAGTAGCCAATACCCCAGAAGAACGAAAAATGTTCAAAGTGATTCCTATGCATTATGTGATATTTGATGAAGCTCATATGTTAAAGAATATGAATACTCAAAGATATGAAAATCTTATAAGGATCAAT GCCAAACATAGAATTTTGCTGACTGGTACTCCATTACAAAATAATCTGCTTGAGTTAATGTCATTATTGATATTTGTGATGCCGAAAATGTTTGCTGAGAAAACAACAGATATAAAGAGTCTTTTCCAAAAGGGTTCG AAATCCAATCAAGCTGATGGAAATGTACCTACGTTCGAAAAAGAGCAAATTGAAAAGGCAAAACGGATAATGAAGCCTTTTGTGTTGAGAAGATTGAAACAGGATGTCCTAAAGGATCTTCCTACAAAAACAGATCATGTTATGCATGTACCCATGGCACCTACCCAGAAAGAACAGTATGAAACTTTAGTTGCTTCTTATCAAGCTGCCAATTTAGAGGCTAag GAAAATGACGAGGTACCTCTTAACAGTATGACCATGATGACTGACCTACGAAAACTAAGTAACCATCCACTTTTGTTGAGGTACCACTATGATTACACACAAATCCTAGAAATCGCAAAAAGGCTTGCGAAAGATCCAGGTTATAAAGACACCAAAGAAGAATACATCATAGATGATTTACTCTGCATGTCTGATTTTGATATTCACTCGCTTATCAAGAATTTTGCT TGTCTGGATAATTATGACCTTCCTGATAATCTTATACTATgctctggaaaatttttatttttggataaATTACTCGGAGAACTGAAACAAGGAGGACATAGAGTTCTTATTTTCAGTCAGTATGTGATTATGTTGAATATCATGGagaaatatatgaaattaaGAAAACATGAATACTGTAGATTAGATGGCAGCACACCAGTAGGTTTAAG GCAAGATTTAAtaaatgaattcaatgaaaataagaacATTTTTGTCTTCCTTCTCTCAACAAAGGCTGGCGGATTAGGAATAAATTTAACAGCTGCAGATACTGTGGTCATACATGATATTGATTTCAACCCCTATAATGATAAACAAGCAGAAGACAGGTGTCACCGAATGGGTCAAACAAGACCTGTTACAGTATATAGACTAATTTCTCAGGGAACTATCGAAGAGGGTATGCTGGAGATGAATAAAGAAAAGCTTAAATTGGAACGACAAATTACAGATG agGGAGACAATCCTGATGTTAAGAGTGTGGTCAGATTGCTCTCATCTGCCCTTGGCGTAGACTCCAAACTGGTACATAGGGATTCATTGAAGAAATCAGGAATataa
- the LOC123681940 gene encoding SWI/SNF-related matrix-associated actin-dependent regulator of chromatin subfamily A containing DEAD/H box 1 homolog isoform X4 — MLSKYNFNTDEAASELARLHGKEVLPGGYAKWKLDYQQKVIQSNVSREEIQRSFKRQASEKIESGKKRVKKRKTADYDTDDSTEGSNYKDRRVFNSDDEDSDAELNDELMGDKKNVFDFLQNATLTELQLMNSCSKKKAEALIEARPFTGWIDLVEKLEKNKNLSTDILNAAQQVLYIRNNIKNLMRKCSNIATSMERAVAAGAGVKEQPRNLSSALKLTSYQMVGLNWLAVLHSQGVNGILADEMGLGKTVQVISFLAYLKETGQAKDTHLVVVPASTLDNWRNEFARWCPELRVFMYYGSIEERKVFRIEFAQGVLEEFDVVLTTYTTVANTPEERKMFKVIPMHYVIFDEAHMLKNMNTQRYENLIRINAKHRILLTGTPLQNNLLELMSLLIFVMPKMFAEKTTDIKSLFQKGSKSNQADGNVPTFEKEQIEKAKRIMKPFVLRRLKQDVLKDLPTKTDHVMHVPMAPTQKEQYETLVASYQAANLEAKENDEVPLNSMTMMTDLRKLSNHPLLLRYHYDYTQILEIAKRLAKDPGYKDTKEEYIIDDLLCMSDFDIHSLIKNFACLDNYDLPDNLILCSGKFLFLDKLLGELKQGGHRVLIFSQYVIMLNIMEKYMKLRKHEYCRLDGSTPVGLRQDLINEFNENKNIFVFLLSTKAGGLGINLTAADTVVIHDIDFNPYNDKQAEDRCHRMGQTRPVTVYRLISQGTIEEGMLEMNKEKLKLERQITDEGDNPDVKSVVRLLSSALGVDSKLVHRDSLKKSGI; from the exons ATGCTTTCCAAATATAATTTTAATACTGATGAGGCTGCTTCTGAGTTAGCAAGGTTACATGGTAAAGAAGTCTTGCCAGGGGGTTATGCCAAGTGGAAATTGGATTATCAGCAGAAGGTAATCCAGTCTAATGTTTCCAGggaagaaattcaaagaagtttCAAAAGGCAGGCTTCAGAAAAGATAGAATCTGGCAAAAAGAGAG tGAAAAAGAGAAAAACCGCGGATTATGACACTGATGATAGTACAGAAGGTAGTAATTATAAGGATAGAAGAGTTTTCAACAG CGATGATGAAGATTCAGATGCTGAATTGAATGATGAACTTATGggagataaaaaaaatgtttttgatttCCTACAAAATGCAACGTTAACAGAACTCCAACTAATGAATagctgttccaaaaaaaaagctGAAGCTCTAATAGAAGCAAGACCTTTTACTGGATGGATTGATTTG gtggagaaattagaaaaaaataaaaacttgagCACTGACATATTGAATGCTGCACAGCAAGTGCTTTATATTcgtaataatataaaaaatttaatgagaaaGTGTTCGAATATAGCAACTTCGATGGAGAGAGCAGTAGCTGCTGGTGCCGGCGTCAAGGAGCAACCTCGAAATTTATCATCAGC gtTGAAGTTGACTAGTTATCAGATGGTTGGTTTAAATTGGTTAGCAGTATTACATTCCCAGGGAGTAAATGGCATTTTGGCTGATGAAATGGGCTTAGGTAAAACGGTACAAGTTATATCGTTTTTGGCATATTTGAAAGAAACGGGCCAGGCCAAGGATACGCATTTAGTTGTTGTACCTGCTTCTACACTAG ATAATTGGAGGAACGAATTTGCAAGATGGTGTCCAGAATTGAGAGTTTTTATGTATTATGGTAGTATAGAAGAAAGAAAAGTTTTTAGGATAGAATTCGCTCAAGGGGTACTTGAGGAATTTGATGTTGTACTTACTAC GTATACAACAGTAGCCAATACCCCAGAAGAACGAAAAATGTTCAAAGTGATTCCTATGCATTATGTGATATTTGATGAAGCTCATATGTTAAAGAATATGAATACTCAAAGATATGAAAATCTTATAAGGATCAAT GCCAAACATAGAATTTTGCTGACTGGTACTCCATTACAAAATAATCTGCTTGAGTTAATGTCATTATTGATATTTGTGATGCCGAAAATGTTTGCTGAGAAAACAACAGATATAAAGAGTCTTTTCCAAAAGGGTTCG AAATCCAATCAAGCTGATGGAAATGTACCTACGTTCGAAAAAGAGCAAATTGAAAAGGCAAAACGGATAATGAAGCCTTTTGTGTTGAGAAGATTGAAACAGGATGTCCTAAAGGATCTTCCTACAAAAACAGATCATGTTATGCATGTACCCATGGCACCTACCCAGAAAGAACAGTATGAAACTTTAGTTGCTTCTTATCAAGCTGCCAATTTAGAGGCTAag GAAAATGACGAGGTACCTCTTAACAGTATGACCATGATGACTGACCTACGAAAACTAAGTAACCATCCACTTTTGTTGAGGTACCACTATGATTACACACAAATCCTAGAAATCGCAAAAAGGCTTGCGAAAGATCCAGGTTATAAAGACACCAAAGAAGAATACATCATAGATGATTTACTCTGCATGTCTGATTTTGATATTCACTCGCTTATCAAGAATTTTGCT TGTCTGGATAATTATGACCTTCCTGATAATCTTATACTATgctctggaaaatttttatttttggataaATTACTCGGAGAACTGAAACAAGGAGGACATAGAGTTCTTATTTTCAGTCAGTATGTGATTATGTTGAATATCATGGagaaatatatgaaattaaGAAAACATGAATACTGTAGATTAGATGGCAGCACACCAGTAGGTTTAAG GCAAGATTTAAtaaatgaattcaatgaaaataagaacATTTTTGTCTTCCTTCTCTCAACAAAGGCTGGCGGATTAGGAATAAATTTAACAGCTGCAGATACTGTGGTCATACATGATATTGATTTCAACCCCTATAATGATAAACAAGCAGAAGACAGGTGTCACCGAATGGGTCAAACAAGACCTGTTACAGTATATAGACTAATTTCTCAGGGAACTATCGAAGAGGGTATGCTGGAGATGAATAAAGAAAAGCTTAAATTGGAACGACAAATTACAGATG agGGAGACAATCCTGATGTTAAGAGTGTGGTCAGATTGCTCTCATCTGCCCTTGGCGTAGACTCCAAACTGGTACATAGGGATTCATTGAAGAAATCAGGAATataa